In one Flavobacteriales bacterium genomic region, the following are encoded:
- a CDS encoding DUF6364 family protein produces the protein MDTKLTLSFDAGVAERAKAFAEANNISLSRLIEFMLSKVTDKRYRSLDELPVSDWISQVAEGEATYVRKNAAERNVKKDYLASRRKR, from the coding sequence ATGGACACCAAGCTCACCCTCAGCTTCGACGCGGGCGTGGCCGAGCGGGCCAAGGCCTTCGCCGAGGCGAACAACATCAGCCTCTCGCGGCTCATCGAGTTCATGCTGAGCAAGGTGACCGACAAGCGCTACCGCAGCCTAGATGAACTGCCCGTGAGCGATTGGATAAGCCAAGTAGCCGAAGGCGAAGCGACCTACGTGCGGAAGAACGCCGCGGAGCGGAACGTGAAGAAGGATTACCTGGCCAGCCGGAGGAAGCGGTAG
- a CDS encoding PIN domain-containing protein, which produces MPPKRIFLDANVLVTVLCNEYPRFGACARVLSLADDKRFEVYTSPLCLAIGAYFAEKTSSSRIGGKNGKKLARRKIALLAEKLRVTTMGAKAVERTMADPRITDIEDGFQYFSAVDAGCTSIITHDKRDWRFAAMEVLAPEDFLLKHAVRKA; this is translated from the coding sequence ATGCCCCCCAAGCGAATCTTCCTCGACGCCAACGTCCTTGTCACGGTGCTCTGCAATGAGTACCCGCGTTTCGGGGCGTGCGCCCGCGTGCTGAGCCTCGCTGATGACAAGCGCTTCGAGGTGTACACCTCACCGCTGTGCCTGGCGATCGGGGCCTACTTCGCGGAGAAGACGTCTTCGTCCCGCATCGGCGGGAAGAACGGGAAGAAGCTGGCCCGGAGGAAGATCGCGCTGCTGGCGGAGAAACTCCGGGTCACCACCATGGGAGCCAAGGCTGTGGAGCGCACCATGGCCGATCCACGCATCACGGACATCGAGGACGGGTTCCAGTACTTCTCAGCAGTCGATGCGGGCTGCACGAGCATTATCACACATGACAAGCGCGACTGGAGATTCGCAGCGATGGAGGTGCTTGCCCCGGAGGACTTCCTGCTGAAGCATGCTGTGAGGAAGGCCTGA